A genomic window from Sulfurospirillum diekertiae includes:
- a CDS encoding tyrosine-type recombinase/integrase has product MASVFQHPKTGNVLLENNVNGKIIRLSTGKKATGRLIGWYKARAEDEFWKLYYQKHKEADQRMTFSEYARYIVDITHSNRNEFSQRGEIKKAERLIKYFGDIALDDIKPSTIQAWQDTFLKTLAPKTVKEYRSTLSVVFKFAFNDDIIRKNPLTPVKSPKLPRRIVDVFSEEERKLLIEHSNEQLHNLIQFAFYSGLRAGEIIGLKWENIDFEKNKIDVCMRVRKGTVDLPKGDKIRLIDLLPQAKQAILVQRQLTGLSTFVFHSKEGKPYFSETSITQSIQELCKKLGIESGGGLQKMRRTHNTMLKQCGLPLDWILHQMGHETDEVNRNHYTGTITVDVSKIIA; this is encoded by the coding sequence GTGGCAAGTGTATTTCAACATCCCAAAACAGGGAACGTTCTTTTAGAAAACAATGTTAACGGTAAAATAATCCGCCTATCAACGGGCAAAAAAGCTACTGGTAGACTTATTGGGTGGTATAAGGCTCGTGCAGAAGATGAGTTTTGGAAATTATATTACCAAAAACACAAAGAAGCTGATCAGCGTATGACTTTTTCTGAGTATGCAAGATACATTGTTGATATTACGCACAGTAATCGCAATGAATTTTCACAACGAGGAGAGATTAAAAAGGCTGAGAGGCTTATCAAGTATTTTGGTGATATAGCGTTAGATGATATTAAACCTTCAACCATTCAAGCATGGCAAGATACTTTTTTAAAAACTCTTGCACCTAAAACGGTGAAAGAGTATCGAAGTACGCTAAGTGTCGTGTTTAAATTTGCGTTTAATGATGATATTATCCGTAAAAATCCTCTGACACCCGTTAAATCGCCCAAATTGCCGAGACGCATCGTTGATGTCTTTAGTGAAGAAGAGCGCAAATTGCTTATAGAACATTCAAACGAACAACTTCACAACCTTATTCAGTTCGCTTTTTACAGCGGACTGAGAGCAGGGGAGATAATAGGCCTTAAATGGGAAAATATAGACTTCGAGAAAAACAAAATTGATGTCTGTATGAGAGTCCGAAAAGGTACTGTTGATCTACCCAAAGGTGACAAAATACGTTTGATTGATCTGTTACCGCAAGCGAAGCAAGCGATTCTTGTACAAAGACAGCTAACAGGGCTTTCAACCTTTGTATTTCATTCAAAAGAGGGCAAACCCTATTTTAGTGAAACAAGCATTACGCAATCTATTCAAGAGTTGTGTAAAAAACTAGGAATTGAAAGTGGTGGTGGATTGCAAAAAATGAGGCGAACGCATAACACAATGCTTAAGCAATGTGGTTTACCTCTTGATTGGATCCTTCATCAAATGGGTCATGAAACGGATGAAGTTAATCGAAATCATTATACGGGAACTATTACGGTAGATGTAAGTAAAATTATTGCGTAA
- a CDS encoding HU family DNA-binding protein: protein MKKAEFIQAVSEKAGLSKKDSQKAIDAALEAISEALVAGKDVSFIGFGTFSTATRAARKARVPGTNRVVDVAKTTAVKFKVGKKLKDVVAKA, encoded by the coding sequence ATGAAAAAAGCGGAATTTATCCAAGCGGTCTCTGAGAAAGCGGGTCTTTCTAAAAAAGATAGTCAAAAAGCTATTGATGCAGCTTTAGAAGCCATCAGCGAAGCACTAGTTGCTGGCAAAGACGTAAGCTTTATCGGTTTTGGTACATTTAGTACTGCAACAAGAGCAGCTAGAAAAGCTAGAGTTCCTGGTACAAACAGAGTCGTTGATGTTGCTAAAACAACAGCTGTCAAATTTAAAGTTGGTAAAAAACTTAAAGACGTTGTAGCAAAAGCTTAA